A single window of Cytobacillus dafuensis DNA harbors:
- the sigH gene encoding RNA polymerase sporulation sigma factor SigH, with product MDTDLKTFDENNLEYVQLEDEELIDLVHKGESEALDYLIHKYRNFVRAKARSYFLIGADKEDIVQEGMIGLYKAIRDFKEDKLSSFKAFAELCITRQIITAIKTATRQKHIPLNSYVSLDKPIYDEESDRTLMDVISGAKVMDPEELIINQEEFDHIEVKMSELLSDLERKVLSLYLDGQSYQEISEELNRHVKSIDNALQRVKRKLERYLEVREISL from the coding sequence GTGGATACTGACTTGAAAACATTCGACGAGAATAATTTAGAGTATGTGCAGCTTGAAGATGAAGAACTGATTGATTTAGTGCACAAAGGCGAGAGTGAAGCGTTAGATTATTTAATTCATAAGTACCGTAATTTTGTGCGTGCAAAAGCCAGATCTTACTTTTTAATTGGTGCAGACAAGGAAGATATTGTTCAAGAAGGAATGATTGGTTTATATAAGGCCATTCGTGATTTTAAAGAGGACAAGCTATCTTCATTTAAAGCGTTTGCAGAGCTGTGCATAACGAGACAAATTATCACGGCTATTAAAACCGCAACAAGGCAAAAGCATATCCCGTTAAATTCATACGTGTCTTTGGACAAGCCGATCTATGATGAAGAGTCTGATCGGACATTAATGGATGTGATTTCGGGTGCAAAGGTAATGGATCCTGAAGAATTAATTATTAATCAAGAAGAGTTCGATCACATTGAAGTAAAAATGTCTGAGCTTCTAAGTGATCTTGAACGAAAAGTACTCTCCCTCTATTTAGATGGGCAATCCTATCAAGAAATTTCTGAAGAACTGAATCGTCATGTCAAGTCCATTGATAATGCTCTGCAAAGAGTGAAGCGAAAGCTTGAAAGGTATTTAGAGGTCCGCGAAATTTCTTTATAA
- the rpoB gene encoding DNA-directed RNA polymerase subunit beta, whose protein sequence is MIGQLVQYGRHRQRRSYARISEVLELPNLIEIQTSSYQWFLDEGLREMFQDISPIEDFTGNLSLEFIDYSLGDPKYSVEESKERDVTYSAPLRVKVRLVNKETGEVKDQDVFMGDFPLMTETGTFVINGAERVIVSQLVRSPSVYFSGKLDKNGKKGFTATVIPNRGAWLEYETDAKDVVYVRIDRTRKLPVTVLLRALGFGSDQEIIDLIGDNEYIRNTLEKDNTEGTDKALLEIYERLRPGEPPTVENAKSLLISRFFDPKRYDLANVGRYKINKKLHIKNRLFGQRLAETLVDPETGEIIAEKGVTLDRRTLDRILPKLEENIGFKTISLYGGVVEEDITLQSIKIYAPNEDGEKAINVIGNAYVEEAVKNISPSDIIASISYFFNLLHSVGDTDDIDHLGNRRLRSVGELLQNQFRIGLSRMERVVRERMSIQDTNTITPQQLINIRPVIASIKEFFGSSQLSQFMDQTNPLAELTHKRRLSALGPGGLTRERAGFEVRDVHYSHYGRMCPIETPEGPNIGLINSLSSFAKVNRFGFIETPYRRVDPETGKVTDRIDYLTADEEDNYVVAQANVLLGDDGSFLEEEVVARFKGENTVVARDRVDYMDVSPKQVVSAATACIPFLENDDSNRALMGANMQRQAVPLMQPEAPRVGTGMEYVSGKDSGAAVICKHEGIVEHVEAREVWVRRIVNVDGQEVKGDLDKYRMLKFIRSNQGTCYNQRPIVAVGNRVTKGEILADGPSMELGELALGRNVLVAFMTWDGYNYEDAIIMSERLVKDDVYTSIHIEEYESESRDTKLGPEEITRDIPNVGEDALRNLDERGIIRTGAEVKDGDLLVGKVTPKGVTELTAEERLLHAIFGEKAREVRDTSLRVPHGGGGIVLDVKVFNREDGDELPPGVNQLVRVYIVQKRKISEGDKMAGRHGNKGVISRILPEEDMPYMPDGTPVDIMLNPLGVPSRMNIGQVLELHLGMAARSLGIHVASPVFDGATEEDVWSTIEEAGMARDAKTVLYDGRSGEPFDNRVSVGVMYMIKLAHMVDDKLHARSTGPYSLVTQQPLGGKAQFGGQRFGEMEVWALEAYGAAYTLQEILTVKSDDVVGRVKTYESIVKGENVPEPGVPESFKVLIKELQSLGMDVKILSGDEKEIEMRDTEDDEDLQQAESFAIAPEPQNSEAEEVVTKE, encoded by the coding sequence TTGATAGGTCAACTTGTTCAGTATGGACGACACCGCCAACGTAGGAGTTACGCACGAATCAGTGAAGTTTTAGAATTACCAAATCTAATCGAAATCCAAACCTCTTCTTATCAATGGTTTCTTGATGAGGGTTTACGTGAAATGTTCCAGGACATTTCTCCGATTGAAGACTTTACTGGTAATTTGTCGCTTGAATTTATTGATTACAGCCTTGGCGATCCAAAGTATTCCGTTGAGGAATCGAAAGAACGAGATGTTACATATTCTGCACCATTGCGTGTGAAAGTGCGTCTTGTAAACAAAGAAACAGGCGAAGTTAAAGACCAGGATGTCTTTATGGGTGACTTCCCGCTTATGACAGAAACAGGTACATTTGTAATTAATGGAGCGGAACGTGTTATCGTTTCGCAATTAGTGCGTTCACCAAGTGTATACTTTAGTGGAAAACTAGATAAAAACGGGAAAAAAGGCTTTACAGCAACTGTAATCCCGAACCGCGGCGCTTGGCTTGAGTATGAAACAGATGCCAAGGATGTCGTTTACGTTAGAATAGATCGTACTCGGAAACTGCCCGTTACGGTTCTTTTGCGTGCCCTTGGATTCGGCTCTGATCAAGAAATCATTGATTTGATTGGAGATAATGAATACATTCGCAACACGTTAGAAAAAGATAATACAGAAGGTACAGATAAGGCTTTATTAGAAATTTATGAGCGCCTTCGTCCAGGAGAACCTCCTACAGTAGAAAATGCAAAAAGCTTATTAATTTCAAGATTTTTTGACCCTAAGCGTTATGATTTAGCGAATGTTGGTCGATACAAAATTAATAAAAAGCTCCACATAAAAAATAGATTATTCGGACAACGACTTGCTGAAACGCTTGTTGATCCGGAAACAGGCGAGATTATTGCTGAAAAAGGGGTTACCCTTGATCGCCGTACTTTAGATCGTATTCTTCCAAAATTAGAGGAGAATATCGGTTTTAAGACGATTAGTCTTTATGGCGGAGTAGTGGAAGAGGACATCACTCTACAATCAATCAAAATTTATGCTCCTAACGAAGATGGCGAAAAGGCTATTAATGTAATTGGAAATGCTTATGTTGAAGAAGCAGTGAAGAATATTTCACCTTCAGATATCATTGCTTCAATCAGTTACTTCTTTAACCTGCTTCATTCAGTTGGAGATACAGATGATATCGACCATTTAGGAAATAGACGTTTGCGCTCTGTTGGTGAGCTTTTACAAAACCAATTCCGCATCGGTTTATCAAGAATGGAACGTGTTGTACGAGAAAGAATGTCAATTCAAGATACAAACACGATTACTCCACAGCAATTAATTAATATTCGACCTGTTATTGCGTCAATTAAAGAGTTTTTCGGAAGCTCGCAGTTATCTCAATTTATGGATCAAACGAATCCTCTTGCGGAATTAACGCATAAACGCCGTTTATCTGCACTAGGACCAGGTGGTTTAACACGTGAACGAGCAGGGTTTGAAGTACGTGACGTTCACTATTCACACTATGGCCGTATGTGTCCAATTGAAACACCAGAGGGACCGAACATTGGATTGATTAACTCTTTATCTTCATTTGCGAAAGTTAACCGATTCGGGTTCATTGAAACACCGTACCGTCGTGTTGATCCTGAAACAGGAAAAGTAACAGACCGTATTGACTACTTAACTGCTGATGAAGAGGATAATTATGTAGTGGCTCAGGCAAACGTGCTTCTTGGCGATGATGGTTCCTTCCTTGAAGAGGAAGTAGTCGCTCGTTTCAAGGGTGAAAACACAGTTGTTGCACGTGATCGTGTCGATTACATGGACGTTTCGCCGAAGCAAGTTGTTTCTGCAGCAACAGCATGTATCCCGTTCCTTGAGAATGATGACTCCAACCGTGCCCTAATGGGAGCAAACATGCAGCGTCAAGCTGTACCATTAATGCAGCCAGAAGCACCAAGAGTTGGAACAGGAATGGAATATGTGTCAGGAAAAGACTCTGGTGCAGCGGTTATCTGTAAGCATGAGGGAATTGTTGAACACGTTGAAGCCCGTGAAGTATGGGTTCGTAGAATCGTTAATGTAGATGGCCAAGAAGTTAAAGGCGATCTTGATAAATACAGAATGCTCAAGTTCATCCGTTCTAATCAGGGAACTTGTTACAACCAACGTCCAATTGTTGCTGTCGGCAATCGTGTGACAAAGGGTGAGATTCTTGCTGATGGTCCTTCTATGGAGCTTGGCGAATTAGCTCTTGGCCGTAATGTTCTAGTTGCCTTCATGACATGGGATGGCTATAACTATGAAGATGCGATCATCATGAGTGAGCGTCTTGTTAAAGATGATGTATATACGTCTATTCATATTGAAGAATATGAGTCAGAATCACGTGATACAAAGCTTGGACCAGAAGAAATCACACGAGATATTCCGAACGTAGGGGAAGATGCACTTCGCAACCTTGACGAGCGTGGAATCATCCGTACTGGTGCTGAAGTAAAGGATGGAGATCTTTTAGTTGGTAAAGTAACTCCTAAAGGTGTGACAGAACTAACAGCAGAAGAAAGACTTTTACATGCAATCTTTGGCGAAAAAGCGCGTGAAGTCCGCGATACTTCCCTCCGTGTTCCTCATGGTGGAGGCGGTATTGTCCTTGATGTGAAGGTATTCAACCGAGAAGATGGTGATGAGCTCCCACCTGGAGTGAATCAGCTTGTACGTGTCTACATTGTTCAAAAGCGTAAAATCTCCGAAGGGGATAAGATGGCTGGACGACATGGTAACAAAGGGGTTATCTCTCGCATTTTACCAGAGGAAGATATGCCGTATATGCCAGATGGCACACCTGTTGATATCATGTTAAACCCACTAGGGGTTCCATCACGTATGAATATCGGACAGGTGCTTGAGCTTCACCTTGGTATGGCGGCAAGATCACTTGGTATTCATGTTGCTTCCCCTGTTTTCGATGGTGCGACGGAGGAAGATGTTTGGTCAACGATTGAAGAAGCAGGTATGGCTAGAGACGCGAAGACGGTTCTTTATGACGGAAGATCTGGAGAACCATTTGACAACCGTGTATCAGTCGGTGTCATGTATATGATTAAGCTTGCACACATGGTTGATGATAAGCTTCATGCACGTTCTACAGGTCCTTACTCTCTTGTTACTCAGCAGCCGTTGGGCGGTAAAGCTCAATTCGGTGGACAGCGTTTCGGGGAGATGGAAGTTTGGGCGCTTGAAGCATACGGTGCTGCCTATACTTTACAGGAAATTTTAACTGTTAAATCTGACGATGTA
- the nusG gene encoding transcription termination/antitermination protein NusG, translating to MEKNWYVVHTYSGYENKVKANLEKRVESMGMQDKIFRVIVPEEEETDFKNGKKKVVKRKVFPGYVLVEIVMTDDSWYVVRNTPGVTGFVGSAGSGSKPTPLLPEEVNVILKRMGVEEKRVDIKFELGEMVQVKEGPFANFTGSIEDIDKDKAKIKVLVNMFGRDTPVELDFSQIEKL from the coding sequence ATGGAAAAGAATTGGTATGTTGTTCATACGTACTCTGGTTACGAAAATAAAGTAAAGGCAAACCTGGAGAAGCGTGTAGAATCTATGGGGATGCAAGATAAGATTTTCCGTGTCATTGTGCCGGAAGAAGAAGAAACAGATTTCAAAAACGGTAAAAAGAAAGTTGTAAAACGTAAAGTTTTCCCTGGTTATGTGCTTGTTGAAATTGTCATGACAGATGATTCATGGTATGTCGTGAGAAATACGCCAGGTGTTACAGGCTTTGTTGGATCAGCTGGCTCTGGTTCCAAACCGACTCCATTATTACCCGAAGAGGTCAATGTTATTTTGAAACGGATGGGTGTTGAAGAAAAACGAGTCGACATTAAATTTGAATTAGGGGAAATGGTACAGGTTAAAGAAGGACCATTTGCTAACTTCACAGGTTCTATTGAAGATATTGATAAAGACAAAGCGAAGATCAAGGTTCTTGTTAATATGTTTGGCCGTGATACGCCAGTAGAACTTGATTTTTCACAAATTGAAAAACTATAA
- the rplA gene encoding 50S ribosomal protein L1: MGGYSAKTTIKEEIIMAKKGKKYVEAAKLVDNTKAYPIAEAIELAKKTNFTKFDATVEVAFRLGIDPKKADQNIRGAVVLPNGTGKTQRVLVFAKGEKAKEAEAAGADFVGDADFINKINQGWFDFDVIVATPDMMGEVGKLGRVLGPKGLMPNPKTGTVTFDVEKAVNEIKAGKVEYRTDKAGNIHVPIGKVSFENDKLIENFNTIFDTMLKVKPAAAKGTYMKNVSVTSTMGPGVKVDPSTVTVK; this comes from the coding sequence GTGGGAGGTTATTCCGCTAAAACCACAATCAAGGAGGAAATAATAATGGCTAAAAAAGGTAAGAAGTATGTTGAAGCTGCCAAGCTTGTAGACAATACAAAAGCATACCCAATTGCAGAAGCGATTGAACTTGCTAAGAAAACAAACTTCACTAAATTTGATGCAACTGTAGAAGTTGCTTTCCGTTTAGGAATTGATCCTAAGAAAGCTGACCAAAATATCCGTGGAGCAGTAGTGCTTCCAAACGGAACTGGTAAAACTCAACGTGTTCTAGTATTTGCGAAGGGTGAAAAAGCGAAGGAAGCAGAAGCTGCTGGTGCAGATTTTGTAGGCGATGCAGATTTCATCAACAAAATCAACCAAGGTTGGTTCGATTTTGATGTTATCGTAGCAACACCTGACATGATGGGTGAAGTTGGTAAGCTTGGTCGTGTATTAGGACCAAAAGGCTTAATGCCAAACCCAAAAACAGGCACAGTTACATTTGATGTTGAAAAAGCTGTAAATGAAATCAAAGCTGGTAAAGTGGAATACCGTACTGATAAAGCTGGTAATATCCATGTTCCTATCGGTAAAGTTTCATTTGAAAACGATAAGCTAATCGAAAACTTCAATACAATTTTCGATACAATGCTTAAAGTTAAGCCTGCTGCTGCAAAAGGTACTTACATGAAGAACGTTTCTGTTACTTCAACTATGGGACCTGGCGTAAAAGTAGATCCATCAACAGTTACTGTTAAGTAA
- the secE gene encoding preprotein translocase subunit SecE translates to MQRILNFFRDIAREMRKVSWPKRKELTSYTITVIATVAFFAVFFTVVDFGISELIRIILE, encoded by the coding sequence ATGCAACGCATCTTGAATTTTTTTCGCGATATCGCACGAGAAATGAGAAAGGTCAGCTGGCCGAAACGCAAAGAGCTGACTAGCTACACAATAACAGTTATAGCAACTGTAGCTTTTTTTGCTGTGTTTTTTACAGTGGTTGATTTTGGTATTTCTGAATTGATTCGTATTATTCTTGAATAA
- the rplJ gene encoding 50S ribosomal protein L10, with translation MSSVIEQKKQIVGEIADKFKASASTVVVDYRGLTVAEVTELRKQLREAGVEFKVYKNTLTRRAAEAAELSGLNEFLTGPNAVAFSTEDVVAPAKIINDFAKKHDALEIKAGVIEGTVATAEDVKALAELPSREGLLSMLLSVLQAPIRNLALAAKAVADQKEEQGA, from the coding sequence ATGAGCAGCGTTATCGAACAAAAGAAACAAATCGTAGGAGAAATTGCTGATAAGTTTAAAGCAAGCGCATCAACGGTTGTTGTTGATTATCGTGGTCTAACTGTTGCGGAAGTTACTGAACTTCGTAAACAGCTTCGTGAAGCTGGTGTTGAATTCAAAGTATACAAAAATACTTTAACACGCCGTGCTGCAGAGGCTGCTGAACTTTCTGGTTTAAACGAATTCTTAACTGGTCCAAATGCGGTCGCATTCAGTACTGAAGACGTAGTTGCTCCAGCAAAAATCATTAATGATTTTGCGAAAAAGCACGATGCACTTGAAATTAAAGCTGGTGTAATCGAAGGAACTGTTGCTACAGCAGAAGATGTTAAGGCTCTTGCGGAACTACCATCTCGCGAAGGTTTACTATCTATGCTACTCAGCGTTCTTCAAGCACCTATCCGCAACCTTGCTCTTGCTGCAAAAGCTGTTGCAGACCAAAAAGAAGAACAAGGCGCGTAA
- a CDS encoding NYN domain-containing protein, whose translation MDILLVDGYNVIGAWPELRELKKKDLSSARDRLIEKMAEYQGYSGYRVIVVFDAHFVKGTEKKYKDSKVEVIFTRTNETADERIEKLAISLNNRKTQVHVATSDYTEQWAIFGQGALRKSSRELLNEMNSIENRIEKKVKKIQANKPFSKLPISEEMAEIFEKWRRGQQ comes from the coding sequence ATGGACATCCTACTTGTCGACGGTTATAACGTAATCGGTGCTTGGCCGGAACTAAGAGAGCTGAAGAAAAAGGATCTATCTTCAGCTAGAGACCGATTAATCGAAAAAATGGCAGAGTACCAAGGATATTCTGGATATAGAGTGATTGTCGTATTTGACGCTCATTTTGTGAAAGGAACCGAAAAAAAATATAAAGATTCCAAGGTTGAAGTGATTTTTACACGAACGAATGAAACGGCTGATGAGCGAATTGAAAAGCTGGCTATTAGCTTAAATAATAGAAAAACTCAAGTTCATGTAGCGACCTCCGACTATACAGAGCAATGGGCTATATTTGGCCAGGGGGCATTACGAAAGTCATCAAGAGAATTATTAAATGAAATGAATTCAATTGAAAATCGAATAGAGAAAAAAGTAAAGAAAATTCAAGCAAATAAACCCTTCTCGAAACTTCCAATTAGCGAAGAAATGGCAGAAATTTTTGAAAAATGGCGTCGGGGGCAGCAATGA
- the rlmB gene encoding 23S rRNA (guanosine(2251)-2'-O)-methyltransferase RlmB produces the protein MSQDLIMGKNPVIEALKSGRDINKIFIAEGSQSGQMQQVIGLAKASNVFVQFVPKKKLDQMAEGNHQGVVAQVAAYQYAEMDDLFHAAERKNEAPFFLLLDEIEDPHNLGSIMRTADAVGAHGIIIPKRRAVGLTATVAKASTGAIEHIPVVRVTNMARTIDELKEKGVWIAGTDAKGSEDYRRFDGSLPLGLVIGSEGKGMGRLIRDKCDFLIHLPMAGHVTSLNASVAAALLMYEVYRKRHPLEG, from the coding sequence ATGAGCCAAGATTTAATAATGGGAAAAAACCCTGTCATTGAAGCGCTTAAATCAGGACGGGATATTAATAAAATTTTTATTGCAGAAGGATCCCAAAGCGGACAAATGCAGCAGGTTATCGGGCTTGCGAAAGCCTCGAATGTATTCGTTCAATTTGTTCCAAAGAAAAAATTAGATCAGATGGCAGAAGGAAATCATCAAGGTGTGGTAGCTCAAGTTGCAGCCTATCAATATGCCGAAATGGATGACTTATTTCATGCTGCTGAAAGGAAGAATGAAGCGCCCTTCTTCTTGTTATTGGATGAAATTGAGGACCCTCATAATCTAGGATCGATCATGAGAACGGCTGATGCGGTAGGTGCTCATGGAATCATCATCCCGAAGAGGAGAGCTGTAGGATTGACTGCAACTGTTGCAAAGGCTTCAACTGGTGCGATAGAACATATTCCGGTTGTTCGAGTGACAAATATGGCAAGAACGATAGATGAATTAAAGGAGAAAGGCGTCTGGATCGCAGGGACAGATGCAAAAGGCAGTGAAGATTACCGCCGCTTTGATGGAAGCTTGCCGCTAGGGTTAGTTATTGGCAGTGAAGGCAAGGGGATGGGGCGGTTGATTCGGGATAAATGTGATTTCCTTATCCATTTGCCGATGGCAGGTCATGTCACATCATTGAATGCATCCGTTGCGGCTGCTCTTTTAATGTATGAGGTTTATCGGAAACGACATCCTCTAGAGGGATAA
- the rplL gene encoding 50S ribosomal protein L7/L12, translating into MTKEQIIEAVKNMTVLELNDLVKAIEEEFGVTAAAPVAVMGGAAAGGAAEEKTDFDVILASAGDQKIKVIKVVREITGLGLKEAKELVDNTPKPIKEGASKEEAEEIKAKLEEVGAGVEVK; encoded by the coding sequence ATGACTAAAGAACAAATCATTGAAGCAGTTAAAAATATGACTGTTTTAGAATTAAACGACTTAGTAAAAGCTATCGAAGAAGAATTTGGTGTAACTGCTGCAGCTCCTGTAGCTGTTATGGGTGGAGCTGCTGCTGGTGGAGCTGCTGAAGAAAAAACTGACTTTGATGTAATCCTTGCTTCTGCAGGCGATCAAAAAATCAAAGTTATCAAAGTTGTTCGTGAAATCACTGGTCTTGGACTTAAAGAAGCAAAAGAACTTGTTGATAACACTCCAAAACCAATCAAAGAAGGCGCTTCTAAAGAAGAAGCTGAAGAAATCAAAGCTAAACTTGAAGAAGTTGGAGCTGGCGTTGAAGTTAAGTAA
- a CDS encoding class I SAM-dependent methyltransferase — translation MSEHYYSKTQSTDSNPKYWSFTLNNHVFRFKTDNGVFSKSEVDFGSRLLIDVFKQPEIEGDILDVGCGYGPIGLSAAKLMNNRLVHMVDVNSRAIGLARENAELNNIKNVCIYESDRLENVKSEKFAAILTNPPIRAGKKVVHDIFEQSYNKLLPGGDLWVVIQKKQGAPSAIEKLTELFGDVETVEKRKGYYILRAKKD, via the coding sequence ATGTCAGAACATTACTATTCCAAAACACAAAGTACGGATAGCAATCCGAAGTATTGGAGTTTTACTCTTAATAATCATGTGTTTCGCTTTAAAACGGATAATGGTGTTTTCTCAAAAAGTGAAGTTGATTTTGGATCAAGATTACTCATTGATGTGTTTAAACAACCAGAGATAGAGGGGGATATCCTTGATGTCGGCTGTGGATACGGTCCAATTGGACTTTCAGCAGCTAAGCTTATGAATAACCGGCTTGTCCACATGGTTGATGTCAATTCTCGAGCGATAGGTCTTGCAAGAGAAAATGCAGAGTTAAATAATATCAAGAATGTATGTATTTATGAAAGTGACCGTTTGGAGAATGTGAAGAGCGAGAAGTTTGCTGCTATTTTGACCAATCCGCCAATTCGTGCTGGAAAAAAAGTTGTCCATGATATTTTCGAGCAGAGCTACAATAAATTATTGCCTGGCGGCGATCTCTGGGTAGTTATTCAAAAAAAGCAAGGAGCACCTTCTGCTATTGAAAAGCTAACAGAGTTATTTGGTGATGTAGAGACGGTTGAAAAGAGAAAAGGCTATTATATTTTAAGAGCAAAAAAAGATTGA
- the rplK gene encoding 50S ribosomal protein L11, with protein sequence MAKKVIKLVKLQIPAGKANPAPPVGPALGQAGVNIMGFCKEFNARTAEQAGLIIPVEITVFEDRSFTFITKTPPAAVLLKKAAGIESGSGEPNRNKVATVKRDKVREIAETKMPDLNAASVEAAMLMVEGTARSMGIVIED encoded by the coding sequence GTGGCTAAAAAAGTAATCAAACTTGTAAAGTTACAAATCCCTGCAGGTAAAGCAAACCCTGCACCACCAGTTGGACCGGCACTAGGTCAAGCGGGTGTTAATATCATGGGATTCTGTAAGGAATTTAACGCACGTACAGCTGAACAAGCTGGCCTAATCATTCCTGTTGAAATTACGGTTTTTGAAGACCGTTCATTTACATTTATTACGAAAACTCCGCCTGCTGCTGTACTTCTTAAGAAAGCAGCTGGAATCGAGTCTGGTTCTGGTGAACCAAACCGTAATAAAGTAGCAACAGTCAAGCGTGACAAGGTACGCGAGATTGCTGAAACAAAGATGCCTGACCTTAACGCTGCAAGCGTAGAAGCTGCAATGTTAATGGTAGAAGGTACTGCACGCAGCATGGGTATCGTTATCGAAGACTAA
- the rpmG gene encoding 50S ribosomal protein L33 has product MRKKVVLACEECGSRNYSTMSNKETDRLELKKYCKTCSNHTIHRETK; this is encoded by the coding sequence ATGAGAAAAAAAGTGGTACTAGCTTGCGAGGAATGCGGTTCTAGAAATTATTCAACAATGAGTAATAAGGAAACCGATCGTTTAGAGCTTAAGAAGTATTGTAAAACATGCAGTAATCATACCATCCATCGTGAAACAAAGTAA